From Synoicihabitans lomoniglobus, the proteins below share one genomic window:
- a CDS encoding IS91 family transposase gives MSALAEWLGAQAPGYACTHAISPAQRRALAAIARCRTPEMGGRVYRCAHCTKHDFAYHSCHHRSCPRCGGARTAAWTQRQRDRLLPVPYFMVTFTLPAPLRAIFAAEPKVMIDLLFGESARALQSIASLPKHLGADLGMTGVLHTWGRQMQLHPHVHFIVPGGGLAEEGSAWRHTHKPAWLMPSAPVAARFRQGMAAALRAALPSWHAQVPDSCWRKKWVVDIQHVGSGVAAIKYLARYVQRTAISDERIRSMDAQSVRLGYRDSASGEHKECTLEAGEFMRRYLQHVLPAGVHRVRHFGWEHPAAWRRRRVVETLLEVEIVVRPKQAEDVVQWHLVCPHCQAESLRCVGTLPRVARSPPFVSRAA, from the coding sequence GTGTCGGCCTTGGCCGAGTGGCTCGGGGCGCAAGCCCCGGGCTACGCGTGCACGCATGCCATCAGCCCGGCGCAGCGCCGGGCGTTGGCGGCGATCGCGCGGTGTCGGACGCCCGAGATGGGCGGCCGCGTGTATCGCTGTGCCCACTGCACAAAGCACGACTTCGCCTACCATAGCTGCCATCACCGCTCGTGTCCGCGGTGCGGCGGGGCCCGCACGGCGGCATGGACGCAGCGCCAGCGGGACCGCTTGCTGCCGGTGCCATATTTTATGGTGACCTTCACACTGCCCGCACCGCTGCGCGCGATCTTCGCGGCGGAGCCGAAGGTGATGATCGACCTGCTCTTTGGCGAGTCGGCCCGCGCGCTGCAATCGATCGCGTCGTTGCCCAAACACCTCGGAGCCGATCTGGGCATGACCGGCGTGTTGCACACGTGGGGACGCCAGATGCAGTTGCATCCGCATGTCCACTTCATCGTGCCGGGCGGTGGTTTGGCTGAAGAGGGTTCCGCGTGGCGCCATACCCACAAACCCGCGTGGCTGATGCCGTCTGCACCGGTCGCGGCGCGCTTTCGCCAAGGCATGGCAGCGGCGCTGCGCGCCGCGTTGCCTTCGTGGCACGCGCAGGTGCCCGATTCCTGCTGGCGGAAAAAGTGGGTGGTCGACATCCAGCACGTCGGCTCCGGGGTCGCCGCGATCAAATACCTCGCACGTTACGTGCAGCGCACCGCCATCAGCGACGAGCGTATCCGTTCCATGGATGCTCAGTCGGTGCGCCTCGGCTACCGCGACAGTGCGAGTGGTGAGCACAAGGAGTGCACGTTGGAGGCGGGTGAGTTCATGCGGCGATACTTGCAGCACGTCTTGCCCGCCGGAGTCCATCGTGTGCGCCACTTCGGCTGGGAGCACCCGGCGGCGTGGCGGCGACGGCGGGTCGTCGAGACCTTGCTCGAAGTGGAGATCGTCGTGCGCCCGAAGCAGGCCGAAGACGTGGTGCAGTGGCACCTGGTGTGCCCGCATTGCCAAGCCGAGTCGTTGCGCTGCGTCGGCACCCTGCCACGCGTCGCGCGTTCGCCGCCGTTCGTCTCACGGGCCGCATGA
- a CDS encoding tyrosine-type recombinase/integrase encodes MSKNKSTRKGRDFRRDVTEQYQSLVRFDEMLKLRSMAFSTRSEYVRYVRKLAQHVKRDPAELNEAQLRAYLLHLKEVHHYSGSTMRTAVCAMRNFYGKLLGHPWKLFDLVRSPDRKTLPAVLTRAEVARLFAAITEPRFRTILRLIYACGLRIREATTLEVTDIKREPCRLHLHHTKGQKERYVPLPESMLEELRAYWRTHRHPKWVFPGTGRGWREGPGARERLALASEPMGVGSIQNCLRLVVPVAKLPKGTHPHTLRHSYATHLLEEGVSIRLIAQFMGHSSIETTAIYTHLTAVNEAAARAAVSRLLDGI; translated from the coding sequence ATGTCCAAAAACAAATCCACCCGTAAAGGTCGCGACTTCCGTCGTGACGTCACCGAACAGTATCAATCGTTAGTGCGCTTCGATGAGATGCTCAAGCTGCGAAGCATGGCCTTCTCCACCCGCTCGGAGTATGTGCGCTACGTGCGCAAACTCGCGCAGCACGTGAAGCGCGATCCGGCCGAATTGAACGAGGCGCAGCTTCGCGCCTACCTGCTGCACCTCAAGGAGGTCCACCACTACAGCGGCAGCACGATGCGCACCGCCGTGTGCGCCATGCGCAACTTCTACGGCAAGTTGCTGGGCCACCCGTGGAAGCTGTTCGACCTGGTGCGCTCGCCCGATCGCAAAACCTTGCCCGCGGTGCTCACCCGCGCCGAGGTGGCGCGGTTGTTCGCGGCGATCACCGAACCTCGGTTTCGCACCATCCTGCGACTCATCTATGCGTGCGGGTTGCGTATCCGTGAAGCAACGACACTAGAGGTGACCGATATCAAGCGTGAGCCGTGCCGACTGCATCTGCACCACACGAAGGGGCAAAAGGAGCGCTACGTGCCGCTGCCCGAATCGATGCTCGAGGAGTTGCGCGCCTACTGGCGCACGCACCGGCATCCGAAGTGGGTGTTCCCTGGCACCGGTCGGGGCTGGCGCGAGGGGCCCGGTGCGCGCGAGCGCCTGGCTCTCGCGTCCGAACCGATGGGCGTGGGTTCGATCCAAAACTGCCTGCGGTTGGTCGTGCCGGTGGCCAAACTGCCCAAGGGCACCCACCCGCACACGCTGCGTCATTCGTATGCGACGCACCTGCTCGAAGAGGGCGTGAGCATCCGCTTGATTGCGCAGTTCATGGGCCACTCCTCCATTGAAACGACCGCCATTTACACGCATCTGACCGCCGTCAATGAAGCCGCCGCTCGCGCGGCGGTGAGTCGTTTGCTCGACGGCATTTAG
- a CDS encoding IS701 family transposase codes for MSEAFDSLLDGLAPVFDLPEDFARARTQWLAGLLNLGRHTVTGALSTAGSQHRDWSADYRLLQRLPVEPIFAHVRTEALAATDATRPWVVALDDSITRKTGRCIPGCGWRKDPLGPPFNVNFIWGQRVLQFSAAMPADDGSARLVPVDWQEAPLPKKPSRHADAQAQAAYVEARKQANINKVAAERMAHLRTATQRPIHWVSDGRFTNRTLLRQLPENTVLIGRVRKDTKLYAPYAAQPGKNGRPRKYGDTLPTPEQLRVDDTVGWTRVSAFAAAKRHDFKIKTQGPVLARITGVDTLVQVVVIAPLGYRLKTGGKLLYRQPAYLICTDADVPLAEILQEYLWRWDIEVNFKDEKDLLGVSEAQLREPEAVRRQPACAVAAYALLLLAGHKTYGSNRLPPSVPLAKWRRREPPRRATTGLLINQLRVELWSRHLRPDSLSHFCSRTRPIHKSDKPATDLASALFYSHN; via the coding sequence TTGAGCGAAGCGTTCGATTCCCTGCTCGATGGTCTCGCGCCGGTCTTCGACTTGCCCGAGGACTTTGCGCGCGCCCGCACGCAATGGCTGGCTGGGTTGCTCAACCTGGGCCGCCACACGGTGACCGGTGCATTGAGCACCGCTGGCTCCCAGCACCGGGACTGGTCGGCGGATTATCGGTTGCTGCAACGCCTGCCGGTCGAGCCGATCTTCGCACACGTGCGCACCGAGGCACTGGCTGCCACCGATGCCACCCGGCCCTGGGTGGTCGCATTGGACGACTCCATCACACGCAAGACCGGCCGGTGCATCCCCGGCTGCGGCTGGCGCAAGGACCCCCTCGGTCCGCCCTTCAACGTCAACTTCATCTGGGGCCAGCGCGTGCTCCAGTTCAGCGCCGCGATGCCCGCCGACGACGGCTCCGCCCGGCTGGTGCCGGTGGACTGGCAAGAGGCTCCATTGCCCAAAAAGCCCTCGCGTCACGCCGACGCCCAGGCGCAGGCGGCGTATGTGGAGGCGCGCAAACAGGCCAACATCAACAAAGTCGCCGCCGAACGCATGGCGCACCTGCGCACCGCGACCCAACGGCCCATCCACTGGGTGAGCGACGGGCGCTTCACCAACCGCACCCTCCTGCGCCAACTGCCGGAAAACACCGTGCTGATCGGCCGGGTGCGCAAGGACACCAAACTCTACGCGCCCTACGCAGCGCAGCCCGGCAAGAACGGCCGCCCCCGCAAGTATGGCGACACCTTGCCCACGCCCGAACAGCTGCGCGTGGACGACACCGTCGGGTGGACCCGGGTGTCGGCCTTTGCGGCCGCAAAGCGTCACGACTTTAAGATCAAAACCCAGGGGCCGGTGCTCGCCCGTATCACCGGAGTCGATACGCTGGTGCAGGTGGTCGTGATCGCGCCCCTGGGCTACCGATTGAAAACAGGCGGCAAATTGCTCTACCGGCAGCCCGCCTACCTGATCTGCACCGATGCGGACGTGCCGCTCGCAGAGATCTTGCAGGAATACCTCTGGCGCTGGGACATCGAGGTCAACTTCAAGGACGAAAAGGACCTGCTCGGTGTCAGCGAAGCGCAGTTGCGCGAACCCGAGGCGGTGCGCCGCCAGCCCGCCTGCGCGGTGGCCGCGTATGCGCTCCTGTTGCTCGCCGGGCACAAAACCTACGGCTCGAATCGACTGCCGCCCTCGGTGCCCCTCGCCAAATGGCGACGTCGTGAACCCCCGCGCCGCGCCACGACTGGCCTGCTCATCAACCAGCTGCGCGTCGAACTGTGGTCGCGCCACCTACGGCCGGACAGTTTATCGCACTTCTGCTCTCGCACCCGGCCAATCCACAAATCGGATAAACCCGCCACCGACCTCGCCTCCGCCCTGTTCTACTCCCATAATTAA
- a CDS encoding DUF6572 domain-containing protein translates to MSVDQTNVVDAIGRLRDTGDVALTISDHLDWDSPEEHLFTLQEKINSYLAFIESGQIWEEFEDAKGKKVFIDVYFRVAPPEGDAMRFLATARQAIESAGFHFRYHTEEEGPIQSIFLR, encoded by the coding sequence ATGAGCGTGGACCAAACAAACGTCGTGGATGCGATCGGGCGCCTTCGAGACACTGGAGATGTCGCGCTTACCATTTCCGACCACCTTGATTGGGATAGTCCGGAGGAGCACCTGTTTACCCTCCAGGAGAAGATCAATTCCTACCTCGCGTTCATCGAATCCGGTCAGATCTGGGAGGAGTTCGAAGACGCCAAGGGAAAGAAAGTATTTATCGATGTCTATTTCCGCGTAGCTCCGCCTGAAGGCGACGCGATGAGATTTCTAGCCACCGCCAGACAGGCGATCGAGTCAGCCGGTTTTCATTTCCGATACCACACAGAAGAAGAAGGGCCGATCCAGTCGATCTTCCTTAGGTAG
- a CDS encoding HAD family hydrolase, whose amino-acid sequence MLADVVGAGDTDWLKPEPRFAAWALARLDAAAADTCLVGDSPFDVAAAQQAGMAFVGVTTGTHTEAQLREAGATHVVADLASVAAGWALESSG is encoded by the coding sequence TTGCTGGCCGATGTCGTCGGAGCCGGGGATACCGACTGGCTCAAGCCCGAACCCCGCTTCGCGGCGTGGGCGCTCGCACGATTGGACGCGGCGGCGGCGGATACTTGCTTGGTCGGCGACTCACCGTTTGACGTCGCGGCGGCTCAGCAGGCCGGCATGGCCTTCGTGGGCGTAACGACCGGCACGCACACGGAAGCGCAGTTGCGTGAGGCAGGGGCCACCCACGTGGTGGCCGACTTGGCGTCGGTCGCGGCGGGGTGGGCACTCGAATCGAGCGGGTAG
- a CDS encoding glycosyltransferase family 4 protein → MKLLILAQTPPPLHGQSLMVRTLCDGLRDTAPEMEVHHVNLPLSAHTADIGRWRLGKLGVMWHAIRQTRRILRRHGPMTLYYVPAPGKRSALYRDWLLMFCCRGRAERLVLHWHATGLGRWLQDHATAFERALTRRALGRADLSLVLGEALRADAAMLHPIRTEVLRNGIEDPCTTWQRRPPTPTPLNVLFISRCSRAKGVLIALAGVAEAHRRRPGSVRLTVAGDFEDEATARAFNDIVRRSGAPVEHVGFAGDEAKHNLFSFADVMVFPSRYEHEAHPLVVIEALAHDLPVIVSNWRAVAENLPPDHTYVVKLDRDTPHAIADALEQVAATPRPDGAARQHFLNHYHRDRFIQGFTHALDT, encoded by the coding sequence ATGAAGTTGCTGATTCTGGCGCAAACCCCGCCTCCCCTCCACGGGCAAAGCCTGATGGTGCGCACGTTGTGCGACGGACTACGCGACACCGCGCCTGAGATGGAGGTCCATCACGTCAACCTGCCGCTCTCGGCCCACACCGCCGACATCGGTCGCTGGCGACTGGGCAAACTCGGGGTGATGTGGCACGCCATCCGCCAAACCCGCCGGATCCTGCGACGCCACGGTCCGATGACGCTCTACTACGTGCCTGCGCCCGGCAAACGCAGTGCGCTCTACCGCGATTGGTTGCTGATGTTCTGCTGCCGGGGACGCGCCGAACGACTGGTGTTGCACTGGCACGCCACCGGCCTGGGTCGCTGGTTGCAGGACCACGCCACCGCGTTCGAGCGCGCTCTCACCCGCCGCGCTCTGGGGCGAGCCGACCTGTCGCTCGTGTTGGGCGAGGCGCTGCGCGCCGACGCCGCCATGCTGCACCCCATTCGCACGGAAGTGCTCCGCAACGGCATCGAGGATCCCTGCACCACGTGGCAACGTCGCCCGCCCACACCGACTCCCCTCAACGTATTGTTCATCAGTCGCTGCTCCCGCGCAAAGGGCGTGCTTATCGCTTTGGCCGGCGTCGCCGAAGCGCATCGCCGCCGCCCTGGCAGCGTGCGATTGACCGTCGCCGGCGACTTCGAAGACGAGGCGACGGCTCGCGCGTTCAACGACATCGTCCGCCGCTCCGGCGCGCCGGTCGAACACGTCGGTTTCGCCGGTGACGAAGCCAAGCACAACCTGTTCAGTTTCGCCGACGTCATGGTCTTCCCTTCGCGCTACGAACATGAAGCTCATCCGCTCGTCGTGATCGAGGCCCTCGCCCACGACCTCCCCGTGATCGTGAGCAACTGGCGCGCCGTGGCCGAAAACTTACCGCCCGATCACACCTACGTGGTCAAACTCGACCGGGACACACCCCACGCCATCGCCGACGCGTTGGAGCAAGTCGCCGCCACGCCACGCCCCGACGGAGCAGCACGCCAACATTTTCTAAACCACTACCACCGCGACCGCTTCATCCAAGGCTTCACCCACGCTCTGGATACCTGA
- a CDS encoding exosortase C-terminal domain/associated protein EpsI, which translates to MNRASGQAQPRFVSSPWIAAALCALAGGVVFQFWGNAVRGYIDTTSVFWWWGWQWFNPGSETEHGPLILALAGWVLWRNLQHASGRSGLARDDSGAVVSGAVAAGRQRDRAQARSYLGPAMTAMVGALVLHGLGFVVQQTRISIVAVLLFAWGVMRLGGGPGWGRAAVFPLGLMLFAMPLGVLDAVGFHLRLGVIATTEVLARLAGIDVVRNGTQLFAADGGYQYDVAAACSGVRSLLALLALASLVGYLGLRSNLRRGAVLLLAIPLTFVGNVVRIAAVVFAGEWLGQRAGEVLHDWAGFVVFVIVLGGVQWATTALARREPPPEAVADECNHNGYTVPGRWLTMAAGAVVVAALLTAVLAARVERWELRAEAGIPLAADGINPAPLPAFLGTDWIGQATEVTAVEREMLPADTGYARRIYVSLDDRRRQVLVSVVLSGQDRTSIHRPELCLVGQGWTIAESGGARFGASPTDAIPAALLRLHREAPASGGQLQRVPALFAYWFVGRDRICTTTASRLWHTALNRLRLRPDRWAYVVVQTVVLPEETETDARNRMDEVVKAIRSQLTP; encoded by the coding sequence GTGAACCGTGCTTCCGGTCAAGCCCAGCCCAGATTCGTATCCTCACCGTGGATTGCGGCGGCGCTGTGTGCGTTGGCGGGCGGCGTGGTGTTTCAGTTCTGGGGCAACGCGGTGCGCGGTTACATCGATACGACGTCGGTGTTCTGGTGGTGGGGTTGGCAATGGTTCAACCCGGGGTCGGAGACGGAACACGGTCCTTTGATTCTGGCGTTGGCGGGTTGGGTGCTGTGGCGGAATCTGCAGCACGCTTCCGGTAGGAGCGGGCTTGCGCGCGATGATAGCGGAGCCGTGGTGTCGGGCGCGGTGGCGGCTGGGAGGCAACGCGATCGCGCGCAAGCGCGCTCCTACCTGGGACCAGCGATGACAGCGATGGTCGGGGCGCTGGTGCTGCATGGGTTGGGCTTTGTGGTGCAGCAGACGCGGATCTCGATTGTGGCGGTGCTGTTGTTCGCTTGGGGGGTGATGCGGTTGGGCGGCGGTCCGGGTTGGGGGCGGGCGGCGGTGTTTCCGCTCGGCCTAATGCTTTTTGCCATGCCGTTGGGCGTGCTCGATGCGGTGGGATTTCATCTGCGGCTCGGGGTGATCGCGACGACGGAAGTTTTGGCGCGGTTGGCCGGTATCGATGTGGTGCGCAATGGCACGCAGCTGTTCGCGGCGGATGGGGGTTACCAATACGATGTCGCGGCGGCGTGTTCGGGCGTGCGTTCGCTGTTGGCGCTGCTGGCGCTGGCGTCGCTGGTCGGGTATCTCGGTTTGCGGTCCAACCTGCGACGCGGGGCGGTATTGTTGCTGGCGATCCCGCTGACGTTTGTGGGGAACGTGGTGCGCATCGCGGCGGTGGTGTTTGCGGGGGAATGGCTGGGGCAGCGGGCAGGCGAAGTCCTGCACGATTGGGCGGGGTTTGTCGTCTTCGTGATCGTGCTGGGTGGCGTGCAATGGGCGACCACCGCGCTCGCCCGGCGTGAGCCACCACCCGAAGCCGTTGCCGACGAGTGTAACCATAATGGTTACACTGTCCCGGGGCGCTGGTTGACGATGGCAGCGGGAGCGGTGGTGGTGGCGGCGCTGCTCACGGCGGTTTTGGCGGCGCGGGTGGAGCGATGGGAATTGCGGGCGGAGGCAGGCATTCCACTGGCGGCGGACGGCATTAATCCGGCTCCGTTGCCGGCGTTTTTAGGCACGGATTGGATCGGGCAAGCCACGGAAGTCACGGCAGTGGAACGCGAAATGTTGCCCGCCGATACTGGCTACGCGCGGCGGATCTACGTTTCGCTCGATGATCGGCGGCGGCAGGTTTTGGTTTCCGTCGTGCTCAGTGGGCAGGACCGCACGTCGATTCACCGGCCGGAACTGTGCTTGGTGGGACAAGGTTGGACGATTGCGGAGAGCGGTGGCGCACGTTTTGGCGCTTCTCCGACCGACGCGATTCCGGCGGCATTGCTGCGTTTGCATCGGGAAGCTCCGGCCTCCGGGGGGCAGTTGCAGCGGGTGCCGGCCCTGTTCGCCTACTGGTTTGTGGGGCGGGACCGGATCTGCACGACCACGGCCAGCCGACTGTGGCACACCGCCCTCAATCGGCTGCGGTTGCGGCCCGATCGGTGGGCGTATGTGGTGGTCCAGACGGTGGTCCTGCCGGAAGAGACCGAAACCGACGCCCGAAATCGCATGGATGAAGTGGTTAAAGCAATACGGTCGCAGTTGACGCCGTGA
- the rny gene encoding ribonuclease Y, whose protein sequence is MQSTSAADFALLIAEGDPVNWSLPAALVLGMVIGFAVVRTLSRGTLKQAAEQAKQVVDVARREAAVAAEEVKQAAEKEIATKRSALTREYDRRDIETDVRLREIRSHEESLAALDFELEQKGERLKREAAAIKQARDAIRAQSKDLRKRLEGVAKMDAEEIRIALREEVAIECQDELRAQRRQTLERSEQDLNNEARRILIASMQRLSSQPNNDLTATIVQLPTEEMKGRIIGREGRNIKSFEAATGVTLLIDESPQMVLISSFDPVRREVARAALEGLVKDGRIHPANIEEFVNQARDDIELKVQEAGEDAVGRLSINGLNPEIIKLLGRLKYRFSYAQNALDHSIEVGFLCSMLASELGLDPAVAKRAGLLHDIGKGIESDYEGSHAMIGADFVKRHGETPTVVNAVAAHHEEVPPESLYAGLVILADTVSAVRPGARAESMSSYIQRLDRLEKLAASIDGVRQAYAIQAGREVRVVVNPNVVSDDRASEIAKELRQRIEDELQYPSTIRVTVIRESRYTETAT, encoded by the coding sequence TTGCAATCGACCAGCGCTGCCGACTTCGCCTTGTTGATCGCCGAGGGTGACCCAGTAAACTGGTCGCTCCCGGCTGCGCTGGTGTTGGGAATGGTCATCGGGTTCGCGGTGGTGAGAACACTCTCCCGTGGCACGTTGAAACAGGCCGCCGAACAGGCCAAACAGGTGGTCGATGTGGCGCGCCGGGAGGCGGCCGTGGCCGCCGAAGAAGTGAAACAGGCGGCGGAAAAAGAGATCGCGACCAAACGCAGCGCCTTGACCCGGGAGTATGACCGTCGCGACATCGAGACGGATGTGCGACTGCGCGAGATTCGCTCGCACGAAGAGTCGCTCGCCGCACTTGATTTTGAGCTGGAGCAAAAAGGCGAACGCCTGAAACGCGAAGCGGCCGCGATCAAGCAAGCCCGTGATGCGATTCGCGCCCAGTCCAAGGATCTGCGCAAACGCCTCGAAGGCGTCGCGAAGATGGACGCCGAGGAGATCCGCATCGCCCTGCGCGAGGAAGTGGCGATCGAGTGTCAGGACGAGCTTCGCGCCCAGCGTCGTCAGACGCTCGAACGTTCCGAGCAGGATCTTAACAACGAAGCCCGCCGCATTTTGATCGCATCGATGCAGCGCCTTTCGTCGCAACCCAACAACGATCTGACCGCCACGATCGTGCAGTTGCCGACGGAGGAAATGAAGGGCCGGATCATCGGTCGCGAAGGTCGCAACATCAAATCGTTCGAAGCCGCGACCGGGGTGACGCTGCTCATCGACGAATCGCCGCAAATGGTGCTCATCTCGTCTTTTGATCCGGTGCGTCGCGAAGTGGCCCGCGCGGCTTTGGAAGGCCTGGTCAAGGACGGTCGTATCCATCCGGCGAATATCGAGGAATTCGTCAATCAAGCGCGCGATGACATCGAGCTGAAGGTGCAGGAAGCGGGTGAGGACGCGGTCGGACGCCTCAGTATCAACGGACTCAATCCTGAGATCATCAAGCTGCTCGGGCGGCTGAAATATCGCTTCTCCTACGCGCAAAACGCCCTCGATCACTCGATCGAAGTGGGCTTCCTCTGTTCGATGCTCGCCAGCGAACTCGGCCTTGATCCGGCGGTGGCCAAACGCGCCGGATTGTTGCATGACATCGGCAAGGGCATCGAGAGCGATTACGAAGGCAGCCATGCCATGATCGGCGCGGATTTTGTGAAGCGACATGGCGAGACGCCGACCGTGGTGAATGCGGTGGCCGCGCATCACGAAGAGGTGCCGCCGGAATCGCTTTATGCGGGACTGGTGATTCTCGCGGACACCGTTTCCGCCGTCCGGCCCGGCGCGCGGGCGGAGTCGATGTCGAGTTACATCCAGCGATTGGACCGGCTGGAAAAACTGGCCGCATCGATCGATGGGGTGCGCCAGGCGTATGCCATCCAAGCCGGTCGCGAGGTGCGCGTGGTGGTCAACCCCAACGTGGTCTCGGACGACCGCGCGAGTGAGATTGCCAAGGAACTGCGCCAGCGCATCGAGGACGAGCTGCAGTATCCGAGCACGATCCGCGTGACGGTCATCCGCGAGAGTCGCTATACCGAGACGGCCACGTAG
- a CDS encoding MFS transporter codes for MTTDTASTFTHPSARRDMVRRSMRMSSWEAVFAMPLVYTGQPANLVLATLLAEGMQLAPGPYGFIVSLPFWCNMLQLFVTPVLGRWFSMRQVFVSAIWCHIACWAGLAGTLLIAPEWAVAHAVPLAGAFVGTAGLVAAVMGVSWTAYMQSWVPEPLRGVYFARRNRLAQISNFTFLLLAGLVLMTPRLDVIAGLILFACLTRAISAVMAHRTPAAGDAVAAEPVSWLAQWQRLRTNRPYWRSIIFVAAWGAVLNGYGAFQPVFMLDELTDNAGLASIPLALSLLFGALALPAWGKLLDRFGARPVLVCAVALWALVGTPWAFVTRDTQWLLYVVWALTGAVNAGIVIGQLNLLMKLVPAESKALAVGLNIAAASVGTAIAPILTGQLLEHLFARGWTGLQAYHAFFMTMPVLAIGVLVLLRRVQEPRSAPVEHVLGALRNFRTLGAALGLGFISQSLFTPRGKGKRSEY; via the coding sequence ATGACCACCGACACCGCTTCGACTTTCACACATCCCTCCGCCCGCCGGGACATGGTCCGGCGCAGCATGCGCATGAGTTCGTGGGAGGCGGTGTTTGCGATGCCGTTGGTTTACACCGGGCAGCCGGCCAATTTGGTGCTCGCGACGTTGTTGGCGGAAGGGATGCAGCTCGCGCCCGGTCCGTATGGATTCATCGTTTCGCTGCCGTTTTGGTGCAACATGCTGCAGTTGTTCGTCACGCCGGTGTTGGGGCGCTGGTTTTCGATGCGGCAGGTTTTCGTCAGCGCGATCTGGTGTCACATCGCCTGTTGGGCGGGATTGGCCGGGACGTTGTTGATCGCGCCGGAGTGGGCGGTCGCGCATGCGGTGCCGCTCGCGGGGGCGTTTGTGGGCACGGCTGGTTTGGTGGCGGCGGTGATGGGCGTGTCGTGGACCGCCTACATGCAGTCCTGGGTGCCCGAGCCGTTGCGCGGCGTTTACTTCGCGCGTCGCAACCGCCTCGCGCAGATTTCGAATTTCACGTTTCTGTTGTTGGCGGGACTGGTGTTGATGACGCCGCGCCTGGACGTGATCGCCGGGTTGATATTATTCGCGTGTCTGACGCGGGCGATCTCGGCGGTGATGGCGCACCGGACGCCGGCAGCGGGTGATGCGGTGGCGGCCGAGCCCGTTTCCTGGCTGGCGCAATGGCAGCGGTTGCGGACGAATCGACCGTATTGGCGTTCGATCATTTTTGTCGCGGCGTGGGGCGCGGTGTTGAACGGCTACGGCGCGTTTCAGCCTGTGTTCATGCTGGATGAGCTCACGGACAACGCCGGGCTGGCGAGCATTCCGCTGGCGTTGTCACTGTTGTTTGGCGCGCTCGCCCTGCCGGCGTGGGGAAAGCTGTTGGATCGGTTCGGCGCGCGGCCGGTGTTGGTTTGTGCGGTGGCTTTGTGGGCGTTGGTGGGCACACCATGGGCGTTTGTCACGCGTGACACGCAGTGGTTGCTTTACGTGGTCTGGGCGCTGACGGGGGCGGTCAATGCCGGTATCGTGATCGGCCAATTGAATTTGCTGATGAAACTCGTGCCGGCCGAAAGCAAGGCACTCGCGGTGGGGTTGAACATCGCGGCGGCCTCGGTGGGCACGGCGATCGCGCCGATTTTGACCGGCCAGTTGTTGGAGCATCTGTTCGCGCGGGGCTGGACCGGGCTGCAGGCCTACCATGCGTTTTTCATGACCATGCCGGTGCTGGCGATCGGTGTATTGGTATTGTTGCGACGCGTGCAGGAACCGCGGTCGGCGCCGGTCGAGCACGTGCTGGGCGCGCTGCGCAACTTTCGCACCCTCGGCGCGGCGTTGGGCCTGGGCTTTATTTCCCAGTCGCTGTTCACACCGCGCGGCAAAGGCAAGCGCAGCGAGTATTGA